A genomic stretch from Oncorhynchus tshawytscha isolate Ot180627B linkage group LG07, Otsh_v2.0, whole genome shotgun sequence includes:
- the LOC112254464 gene encoding 6-phosphofructo-2-kinase/fructose-2,6-bisphosphatase 2 isoform X1 has protein sequence MSATIQRKTGLANAAEAKKTELRINEKKCSWASYMTNSPTVIVMIGLPARGKTYMSKKLTRYLNWIGVPTKVFNLGVYRREAVKAYKSYDFFRHDNKEAMEIRKQCALVALEDVKGYLTEEGGQIAVFDATNTTRERRDLILDFGKENAFKVFFVESVCDDPEVIAANILEVKVSSPDYPERHRERVMDDFLKRIECYKVTYQPLDPDDYDKDLSFIKVENVGRHFLVNRVQDYIQSKIVYYLMNIQVHSHSLYLCRHGESNHNMEGRIGGDSELSPGGKQFAHALHSFIEEHKLSDLKVWTSQLRRTIQTAEELIVPYEQWKILNEIDAGVCEEMTYDMIQKSFPEEFALRDQDKYHYRYPGGESYQDLVQRLEPVIMELERQGNVLVICHQAVMRCLLAYFLDKSADDLPYLKCPLHTVLKLTPVAYGCKVEMFYLNVKAVNTHRDRPLDNVPRDPAPMLLRRNSYTPLSSLDQFKRPRLYSAGNRPWLPEMPEGMLQQSQVSVKNWHPLNESLLIQLGHLPLPTCHPHPKPIPLYP, from the exons ATGTCAGCAACCATTCAGAGAAAGACTGGCTTGGCCAACGCTGCTGAAGCCAAGAAAACAGAGCTCAGAATTAATGAGAAGAAATGCT CATGGGCATCCTACATGACAAACTCTCCCACAGTGATTGTAATGATTGGCCTACCTGCCAGGGGAAAGACCTACATGTCTAAGAAACTGACACGGTACCTCAACTGGATAGGGGTGCCAACCAAAG TGTTTAACTTGGGTGTATACCGCCGAGAGGCCGTCAAAGCTTACAAGTCCTACGACTTCTTCAGGCACGACAACAAGGAAGCCATGGAAATAAGGAA ACAGTGTGCCCTGGTAGCCCTGGAGGATGTGAAGGGATATCTAACTGAAGAAGGTGGACAAATCGCT GTATTTGATGCAACAAACACaacaagggagaggagagacctcaTTCTTGATTTTGGGAAAGAGAATGCATTCAAG GTGTTCTTTGTGGAGTCAGTGTGTGACGACCCAGAAGTCATTGCTGCTAATATTCTG GAAGTGAAGGTATCCAGTCCAGACTAcccagagaggcacagagagagagtgatggatgaCTTTCTCAAACGCATAGAGTGCTATAAGGTTACATACCAACCTTTGGATCCCGATGATTATGACAA GGACCTATCCTTCATCAAGGTGGAGAACGTGGGCCGGCACTTCCTGGTGAACCGGGTGCAGGACTACATCCAGAGTAAGATAGTGTACTACCTCATGAACATCCAAGTgcactctcactccctctacctGTGCCGGCATGGAGAGAGCAATCACAACATGGAGGGCCGTATCGGAGGTGACTCGGAGCTCTCCCCAGGAGGAAAACAG TTTGCTCATGCCTTGCACAGCTTCATTGAGGAGCACAAACTGTCTGACTTGAAGGTATGGACTAGCCAGCTGAGACGCACCATCCAGACTGCTGAGGAGCTGATTGTGCCCTACGAACAGTGGAAGATCCTCAATGAGATTGATGCT ggtgtgtgtgaggAGATGACCTATGATATGATCCAGAAATCCTTCCCAGAGGAGTTTGCCCTGAGGGACCAGGACAAGTACCACTACCGCTACCCAGGGGGAGAG tcCTACCAGGACCTGGTGCAGCGGTTAGAGCCTGTCATCATGGAGCTAGAGAGACAGGGCAACGTGCTGGTTATCTGTCACCAGGCTGTCATGCGCTGCCTGCTGGCCTACTTCTTGGATAAGAGTGCAG ATGACCTGCCCTACCTGAAATGTCCACTGCACACAGTGCTCAAACTCACTCCTGTTGCGTATG GCTGTAAAGTGGAAATGTTTTATCTTAATGTGAAGGCAGTGAACACACATCGCGACCGACCACTT GATAACGTCCCGAGGGACCCAGCTCCCATGCTGCTCCGACGGAATAGTTATACCCCCCTGTCCAGTCTCGACCAGTTCAAGCGGCCCAGGCTCTACAGTGCCGGCAACCGGCCCTGGCTCCCTGAGATGCCAGAGGGAATGCTGCAGCAAAGCCAAGTTAGTGTCAAAAATTGGCACCCACTTAATGAATCACTCTTAATTCAACTCGGTCACCTCCCTCTTCCCACCTGCCACCCTCACCCCAAGCCAATCCCTCTTTATCCTTAG
- the LOC112254464 gene encoding 6-phosphofructo-2-kinase/fructose-2,6-bisphosphatase 2 isoform X2, which translates to MSATIQRKTGLANAAEAKKTELRINEKKCLIVMIGLPARGKTYMSKKLTRYLNWIGVPTKVFNLGVYRREAVKAYKSYDFFRHDNKEAMEIRKQCALVALEDVKGYLTEEGGQIAVFDATNTTRERRDLILDFGKENAFKVFFVESVCDDPEVIAANILEVKVSSPDYPERHRERVMDDFLKRIECYKVTYQPLDPDDYDKDLSFIKVENVGRHFLVNRVQDYIQSKIVYYLMNIQVHSHSLYLCRHGESNHNMEGRIGGDSELSPGGKQFAHALHSFIEEHKLSDLKVWTSQLRRTIQTAEELIVPYEQWKILNEIDAGVCEEMTYDMIQKSFPEEFALRDQDKYHYRYPGGESYQDLVQRLEPVIMELERQGNVLVICHQAVMRCLLAYFLDKSADDLPYLKCPLHTVLKLTPVAYGCKVEMFYLNVKAVNTHRDRPLDNVPRDPAPMLLRRNSYTPLSSLDQFKRPRLYSAGNRPWLPEMPEGMLQQSQVSVKNWHPLNESLLIQLGHLPLPTCHPHPKPIPLYP; encoded by the exons ATGTCAGCAACCATTCAGAGAAAGACTGGCTTGGCCAACGCTGCTGAAGCCAAGAAAACAGAGCTCAGAATTAATGAGAAGAAATGCT TGATTGTAATGATTGGCCTACCTGCCAGGGGAAAGACCTACATGTCTAAGAAACTGACACGGTACCTCAACTGGATAGGGGTGCCAACCAAAG TGTTTAACTTGGGTGTATACCGCCGAGAGGCCGTCAAAGCTTACAAGTCCTACGACTTCTTCAGGCACGACAACAAGGAAGCCATGGAAATAAGGAA ACAGTGTGCCCTGGTAGCCCTGGAGGATGTGAAGGGATATCTAACTGAAGAAGGTGGACAAATCGCT GTATTTGATGCAACAAACACaacaagggagaggagagacctcaTTCTTGATTTTGGGAAAGAGAATGCATTCAAG GTGTTCTTTGTGGAGTCAGTGTGTGACGACCCAGAAGTCATTGCTGCTAATATTCTG GAAGTGAAGGTATCCAGTCCAGACTAcccagagaggcacagagagagagtgatggatgaCTTTCTCAAACGCATAGAGTGCTATAAGGTTACATACCAACCTTTGGATCCCGATGATTATGACAA GGACCTATCCTTCATCAAGGTGGAGAACGTGGGCCGGCACTTCCTGGTGAACCGGGTGCAGGACTACATCCAGAGTAAGATAGTGTACTACCTCATGAACATCCAAGTgcactctcactccctctacctGTGCCGGCATGGAGAGAGCAATCACAACATGGAGGGCCGTATCGGAGGTGACTCGGAGCTCTCCCCAGGAGGAAAACAG TTTGCTCATGCCTTGCACAGCTTCATTGAGGAGCACAAACTGTCTGACTTGAAGGTATGGACTAGCCAGCTGAGACGCACCATCCAGACTGCTGAGGAGCTGATTGTGCCCTACGAACAGTGGAAGATCCTCAATGAGATTGATGCT ggtgtgtgtgaggAGATGACCTATGATATGATCCAGAAATCCTTCCCAGAGGAGTTTGCCCTGAGGGACCAGGACAAGTACCACTACCGCTACCCAGGGGGAGAG tcCTACCAGGACCTGGTGCAGCGGTTAGAGCCTGTCATCATGGAGCTAGAGAGACAGGGCAACGTGCTGGTTATCTGTCACCAGGCTGTCATGCGCTGCCTGCTGGCCTACTTCTTGGATAAGAGTGCAG ATGACCTGCCCTACCTGAAATGTCCACTGCACACAGTGCTCAAACTCACTCCTGTTGCGTATG GCTGTAAAGTGGAAATGTTTTATCTTAATGTGAAGGCAGTGAACACACATCGCGACCGACCACTT GATAACGTCCCGAGGGACCCAGCTCCCATGCTGCTCCGACGGAATAGTTATACCCCCCTGTCCAGTCTCGACCAGTTCAAGCGGCCCAGGCTCTACAGTGCCGGCAACCGGCCCTGGCTCCCTGAGATGCCAGAGGGAATGCTGCAGCAAAGCCAAGTTAGTGTCAAAAATTGGCACCCACTTAATGAATCACTCTTAATTCAACTCGGTCACCTCCCTCTTCCCACCTGCCACCCTCACCCCAAGCCAATCCCTCTTTATCCTTAG
- the LOC112254464 gene encoding 6-phosphofructo-2-kinase/fructose-2,6-bisphosphatase 2 isoform X5 has protein sequence MSATIQRKTGLANAAEAKKTELRINEKKCSWASYMTNSPTVIVMIGLPARGKTYMSKKLTRYLNWIGVPTKVFNLGVYRREAVKAYKSYDFFRHDNKEAMEIRKQCALVALEDVKGYLTEEGGQIAVFDATNTTRERRDLILDFGKENAFKVFFVESVCDDPEVIAANILEVKVSSPDYPERHRERVMDDFLKRIECYKVTYQPLDPDDYDKDLSFIKVENVGRHFLVNRVQDYIQSKIVYYLMNIQVHSHSLYLCRHGESNHNMEGRIGGDSELSPGGKQFAHALHSFIEEHKLSDLKVWTSQLRRTIQTAEELIVPYEQWKILNEIDAGVCEEMTYDMIQKSFPEEFALRDQDKYHYRYPGGESYQDLVQRLEPVIMELERQGNVLVICHQAVMRCLLAYFLDKSADDLPYLKCPLHTVLKLTPVAYGTGHINFSATFPRL, from the exons ATGTCAGCAACCATTCAGAGAAAGACTGGCTTGGCCAACGCTGCTGAAGCCAAGAAAACAGAGCTCAGAATTAATGAGAAGAAATGCT CATGGGCATCCTACATGACAAACTCTCCCACAGTGATTGTAATGATTGGCCTACCTGCCAGGGGAAAGACCTACATGTCTAAGAAACTGACACGGTACCTCAACTGGATAGGGGTGCCAACCAAAG TGTTTAACTTGGGTGTATACCGCCGAGAGGCCGTCAAAGCTTACAAGTCCTACGACTTCTTCAGGCACGACAACAAGGAAGCCATGGAAATAAGGAA ACAGTGTGCCCTGGTAGCCCTGGAGGATGTGAAGGGATATCTAACTGAAGAAGGTGGACAAATCGCT GTATTTGATGCAACAAACACaacaagggagaggagagacctcaTTCTTGATTTTGGGAAAGAGAATGCATTCAAG GTGTTCTTTGTGGAGTCAGTGTGTGACGACCCAGAAGTCATTGCTGCTAATATTCTG GAAGTGAAGGTATCCAGTCCAGACTAcccagagaggcacagagagagagtgatggatgaCTTTCTCAAACGCATAGAGTGCTATAAGGTTACATACCAACCTTTGGATCCCGATGATTATGACAA GGACCTATCCTTCATCAAGGTGGAGAACGTGGGCCGGCACTTCCTGGTGAACCGGGTGCAGGACTACATCCAGAGTAAGATAGTGTACTACCTCATGAACATCCAAGTgcactctcactccctctacctGTGCCGGCATGGAGAGAGCAATCACAACATGGAGGGCCGTATCGGAGGTGACTCGGAGCTCTCCCCAGGAGGAAAACAG TTTGCTCATGCCTTGCACAGCTTCATTGAGGAGCACAAACTGTCTGACTTGAAGGTATGGACTAGCCAGCTGAGACGCACCATCCAGACTGCTGAGGAGCTGATTGTGCCCTACGAACAGTGGAAGATCCTCAATGAGATTGATGCT ggtgtgtgtgaggAGATGACCTATGATATGATCCAGAAATCCTTCCCAGAGGAGTTTGCCCTGAGGGACCAGGACAAGTACCACTACCGCTACCCAGGGGGAGAG tcCTACCAGGACCTGGTGCAGCGGTTAGAGCCTGTCATCATGGAGCTAGAGAGACAGGGCAACGTGCTGGTTATCTGTCACCAGGCTGTCATGCGCTGCCTGCTGGCCTACTTCTTGGATAAGAGTGCAG ATGACCTGCCCTACCTGAAATGTCCACTGCACACAGTGCTCAAACTCACTCCTGTTGCGTATG GAACGGGTCACATCAATTTCTCTGCAACTTTCCCCAGGCTGTAA
- the LOC112254464 gene encoding 6-phosphofructo-2-kinase/fructose-2,6-bisphosphatase 2 isoform X6, with translation MSATIQRKTGLANAAEAKKTELRINEKKCSWASYMTNSPTVIVMIGLPARGKTYMSKKLTRYLNWIGVPTKVFNLGVYRREAVKAYKSYDFFRHDNKEAMEIRKQCALVALEDVKGYLTEEGGQIAVFDATNTTRERRDLILDFGKENAFKVFFVESVCDDPEVIAANILEVKVSSPDYPERHRERVMDDFLKRIECYKVTYQPLDPDDYDKDLSFIKVENVGRHFLVNRVQDYIQSKIVYYLMNIQVHSHSLYLCRHGESNHNMEGRIGGDSELSPGGKQFAHALHSFIEEHKLSDLKVWTSQLRRTIQTAEELIVPYEQWKILNEIDAGVCEEMTYDMIQKSFPEEFALRDQDKYHYRYPGGESYQDLVQRLEPVIMELERQGNVLVICHQAVMRCLLAYFLDKSADDLPYLKCPLHTVLKLTPVAYG, from the exons ATGTCAGCAACCATTCAGAGAAAGACTGGCTTGGCCAACGCTGCTGAAGCCAAGAAAACAGAGCTCAGAATTAATGAGAAGAAATGCT CATGGGCATCCTACATGACAAACTCTCCCACAGTGATTGTAATGATTGGCCTACCTGCCAGGGGAAAGACCTACATGTCTAAGAAACTGACACGGTACCTCAACTGGATAGGGGTGCCAACCAAAG TGTTTAACTTGGGTGTATACCGCCGAGAGGCCGTCAAAGCTTACAAGTCCTACGACTTCTTCAGGCACGACAACAAGGAAGCCATGGAAATAAGGAA ACAGTGTGCCCTGGTAGCCCTGGAGGATGTGAAGGGATATCTAACTGAAGAAGGTGGACAAATCGCT GTATTTGATGCAACAAACACaacaagggagaggagagacctcaTTCTTGATTTTGGGAAAGAGAATGCATTCAAG GTGTTCTTTGTGGAGTCAGTGTGTGACGACCCAGAAGTCATTGCTGCTAATATTCTG GAAGTGAAGGTATCCAGTCCAGACTAcccagagaggcacagagagagagtgatggatgaCTTTCTCAAACGCATAGAGTGCTATAAGGTTACATACCAACCTTTGGATCCCGATGATTATGACAA GGACCTATCCTTCATCAAGGTGGAGAACGTGGGCCGGCACTTCCTGGTGAACCGGGTGCAGGACTACATCCAGAGTAAGATAGTGTACTACCTCATGAACATCCAAGTgcactctcactccctctacctGTGCCGGCATGGAGAGAGCAATCACAACATGGAGGGCCGTATCGGAGGTGACTCGGAGCTCTCCCCAGGAGGAAAACAG TTTGCTCATGCCTTGCACAGCTTCATTGAGGAGCACAAACTGTCTGACTTGAAGGTATGGACTAGCCAGCTGAGACGCACCATCCAGACTGCTGAGGAGCTGATTGTGCCCTACGAACAGTGGAAGATCCTCAATGAGATTGATGCT ggtgtgtgtgaggAGATGACCTATGATATGATCCAGAAATCCTTCCCAGAGGAGTTTGCCCTGAGGGACCAGGACAAGTACCACTACCGCTACCCAGGGGGAGAG tcCTACCAGGACCTGGTGCAGCGGTTAGAGCCTGTCATCATGGAGCTAGAGAGACAGGGCAACGTGCTGGTTATCTGTCACCAGGCTGTCATGCGCTGCCTGCTGGCCTACTTCTTGGATAAGAGTGCAG ATGACCTGCCCTACCTGAAATGTCCACTGCACACAGTGCTCAAACTCACTCCTGTTGCGTATG GATAA
- the LOC112254464 gene encoding 6-phosphofructo-2-kinase/fructose-2,6-bisphosphatase 2 isoform X3: MSATIQRKTGLANAAEAKKTELRINEKKCSWASYMTNSPTVIVMIGLPARGKTYMSKKLTRYLNWIGVPTKVFNLGVYRREAVKAYKSYDFFRHDNKEAMEIRKQCALVALEDVKGYLTEEGGQIAVFDATNTTRERRDLILDFGKENAFKVFFVESVCDDPEVIAANILEVKVSSPDYPERHRERVMDDFLKRIECYKVTYQPLDPDDYDKDLSFIKVENVGRHFLVNRVQDYIQSKIVYYLMNIQVHSHSLYLCRHGESNHNMEGRIGGDSELSPGGKQFAHALHSFIEEHKLSDLKVWTSQLRRTIQTAEELIVPYEQWKILNEIDAGVCEEMTYDMIQKSFPEEFALRDQDKYHYRYPGGESYQDLVQRLEPVIMELERQGNVLVICHQAVMRCLLAYFLDKSADDLPYLKCPLHTVLKLTPVAYGCKVEMFYLNVKAVNTHRDRPLDNVPRDPAPMLLRRNSYTPLSSLDQFKRPRLYSAGNRPWLPEMPEGMLQQSQDSLCEGVDYDSPETSGCFRF; the protein is encoded by the exons ATGTCAGCAACCATTCAGAGAAAGACTGGCTTGGCCAACGCTGCTGAAGCCAAGAAAACAGAGCTCAGAATTAATGAGAAGAAATGCT CATGGGCATCCTACATGACAAACTCTCCCACAGTGATTGTAATGATTGGCCTACCTGCCAGGGGAAAGACCTACATGTCTAAGAAACTGACACGGTACCTCAACTGGATAGGGGTGCCAACCAAAG TGTTTAACTTGGGTGTATACCGCCGAGAGGCCGTCAAAGCTTACAAGTCCTACGACTTCTTCAGGCACGACAACAAGGAAGCCATGGAAATAAGGAA ACAGTGTGCCCTGGTAGCCCTGGAGGATGTGAAGGGATATCTAACTGAAGAAGGTGGACAAATCGCT GTATTTGATGCAACAAACACaacaagggagaggagagacctcaTTCTTGATTTTGGGAAAGAGAATGCATTCAAG GTGTTCTTTGTGGAGTCAGTGTGTGACGACCCAGAAGTCATTGCTGCTAATATTCTG GAAGTGAAGGTATCCAGTCCAGACTAcccagagaggcacagagagagagtgatggatgaCTTTCTCAAACGCATAGAGTGCTATAAGGTTACATACCAACCTTTGGATCCCGATGATTATGACAA GGACCTATCCTTCATCAAGGTGGAGAACGTGGGCCGGCACTTCCTGGTGAACCGGGTGCAGGACTACATCCAGAGTAAGATAGTGTACTACCTCATGAACATCCAAGTgcactctcactccctctacctGTGCCGGCATGGAGAGAGCAATCACAACATGGAGGGCCGTATCGGAGGTGACTCGGAGCTCTCCCCAGGAGGAAAACAG TTTGCTCATGCCTTGCACAGCTTCATTGAGGAGCACAAACTGTCTGACTTGAAGGTATGGACTAGCCAGCTGAGACGCACCATCCAGACTGCTGAGGAGCTGATTGTGCCCTACGAACAGTGGAAGATCCTCAATGAGATTGATGCT ggtgtgtgtgaggAGATGACCTATGATATGATCCAGAAATCCTTCCCAGAGGAGTTTGCCCTGAGGGACCAGGACAAGTACCACTACCGCTACCCAGGGGGAGAG tcCTACCAGGACCTGGTGCAGCGGTTAGAGCCTGTCATCATGGAGCTAGAGAGACAGGGCAACGTGCTGGTTATCTGTCACCAGGCTGTCATGCGCTGCCTGCTGGCCTACTTCTTGGATAAGAGTGCAG ATGACCTGCCCTACCTGAAATGTCCACTGCACACAGTGCTCAAACTCACTCCTGTTGCGTATG GCTGTAAAGTGGAAATGTTTTATCTTAATGTGAAGGCAGTGAACACACATCGCGACCGACCACTT GATAACGTCCCGAGGGACCCAGCTCCCATGCTGCTCCGACGGAATAGTTATACCCCCCTGTCCAGTCTCGACCAGTTCAAGCGGCCCAGGCTCTACAGTGCCGGCAACCGGCCCTGGCTCCCTGAGATGCCAGAGGGAATGCTGCAGCAAAGCCAA GACTCCCTGTGTGAAGGAGTCGACTATGACAGCCCAGAAACTAGTGGCTGTTTCCGCTTCTGA
- the LOC112254464 gene encoding 6-phosphofructo-2-kinase/fructose-2,6-bisphosphatase 2 isoform X4, with the protein MSATIQRKTGLANAAEAKKTELRINEKKCSWASYMTNSPTVIVMIGLPARGKTYMSKKLTRYLNWIGVPTKVFNLGVYRREAVKAYKSYDFFRHDNKEAMEIRKQCALVALEDVKGYLTEEGGQIAVFDATNTTRERRDLILDFGKENAFKVFFVESVCDDPEVIAANILEVKVSSPDYPERHRERVMDDFLKRIECYKVTYQPLDPDDYDKDLSFIKVENVGRHFLVNRVQDYIQSKIVYYLMNIQVHSHSLYLCRHGESNHNMEGRIGGDSELSPGGKQFAHALHSFIEEHKLSDLKVWTSQLRRTIQTAEELIVPYEQWKILNEIDAGVCEEMTYDMIQKSFPEEFALRDQDKYHYRYPGGESYQDLVQRLEPVIMELERQGNVLVICHQAVMRCLLAYFLDKSADDLPYLKCPLHTVLKLTPVAYGCKVEMFYLNVKAVNTHRDRPLDNVPRDPAPMLLRRNSYTPLSSLDQFKRPRLYSAGNRPWLPEMPEGMLQQSQPRIGSCFL; encoded by the exons ATGTCAGCAACCATTCAGAGAAAGACTGGCTTGGCCAACGCTGCTGAAGCCAAGAAAACAGAGCTCAGAATTAATGAGAAGAAATGCT CATGGGCATCCTACATGACAAACTCTCCCACAGTGATTGTAATGATTGGCCTACCTGCCAGGGGAAAGACCTACATGTCTAAGAAACTGACACGGTACCTCAACTGGATAGGGGTGCCAACCAAAG TGTTTAACTTGGGTGTATACCGCCGAGAGGCCGTCAAAGCTTACAAGTCCTACGACTTCTTCAGGCACGACAACAAGGAAGCCATGGAAATAAGGAA ACAGTGTGCCCTGGTAGCCCTGGAGGATGTGAAGGGATATCTAACTGAAGAAGGTGGACAAATCGCT GTATTTGATGCAACAAACACaacaagggagaggagagacctcaTTCTTGATTTTGGGAAAGAGAATGCATTCAAG GTGTTCTTTGTGGAGTCAGTGTGTGACGACCCAGAAGTCATTGCTGCTAATATTCTG GAAGTGAAGGTATCCAGTCCAGACTAcccagagaggcacagagagagagtgatggatgaCTTTCTCAAACGCATAGAGTGCTATAAGGTTACATACCAACCTTTGGATCCCGATGATTATGACAA GGACCTATCCTTCATCAAGGTGGAGAACGTGGGCCGGCACTTCCTGGTGAACCGGGTGCAGGACTACATCCAGAGTAAGATAGTGTACTACCTCATGAACATCCAAGTgcactctcactccctctacctGTGCCGGCATGGAGAGAGCAATCACAACATGGAGGGCCGTATCGGAGGTGACTCGGAGCTCTCCCCAGGAGGAAAACAG TTTGCTCATGCCTTGCACAGCTTCATTGAGGAGCACAAACTGTCTGACTTGAAGGTATGGACTAGCCAGCTGAGACGCACCATCCAGACTGCTGAGGAGCTGATTGTGCCCTACGAACAGTGGAAGATCCTCAATGAGATTGATGCT ggtgtgtgtgaggAGATGACCTATGATATGATCCAGAAATCCTTCCCAGAGGAGTTTGCCCTGAGGGACCAGGACAAGTACCACTACCGCTACCCAGGGGGAGAG tcCTACCAGGACCTGGTGCAGCGGTTAGAGCCTGTCATCATGGAGCTAGAGAGACAGGGCAACGTGCTGGTTATCTGTCACCAGGCTGTCATGCGCTGCCTGCTGGCCTACTTCTTGGATAAGAGTGCAG ATGACCTGCCCTACCTGAAATGTCCACTGCACACAGTGCTCAAACTCACTCCTGTTGCGTATG GCTGTAAAGTGGAAATGTTTTATCTTAATGTGAAGGCAGTGAACACACATCGCGACCGACCACTT GATAACGTCCCGAGGGACCCAGCTCCCATGCTGCTCCGACGGAATAGTTATACCCCCCTGTCCAGTCTCGACCAGTTCAAGCGGCCCAGGCTCTACAGTGCCGGCAACCGGCCCTGGCTCCCTGAGATGCCAGAGGGAATGCTGCAGCAAAGCCAA CCTCGTATAGGAAGCTGTTTTCTGTGA